One Halobacterium zhouii genomic region harbors:
- a CDS encoding DNA-directed DNA polymerase II large subunit: MRPEDEAYFESLESRLENAFDVAERAKSRGEDPNPEVEIPVARDMADRVENILGIDGVAERVRDLEGEMSREEAALELVEDFVEGTVGDYETNAGKVEGAVRTAVALLTEGVVAAPIEGIDRVEVNQNDDGTEYVAVYYAGPIRSAGGTAQALSVLVADYARSLLDIEAFQPRDDEVERYAEEVALYDTETGLQYSPKDKETKFITNNCPVMLDGEATGNEEVDGFRDLERIDTNSPRGGMCLVLAEGIALKAPKIQRYTRNLEEVEWPWLQDLIDGTIGEDDGNEDDQAESADASADTTGDAPEAASEPDGPPRVDPSKKFLRDLIAGRPVFGHPSQTGGFRLRYGRARNHGFATAGVHPATMHLVDDFLATGTQIKTERPGKAAGVVPVDSIEGPTVKLANGDVRRIDDPEEALEVRNGVVDILDVGEYLVNFGEFVENNHDLAPASYAPEWWIQDLEAAGADVQALRDSPYADLENPDADQALEWATEYDVPLHPAYTYLWHDVEIQGFVALANAVAGATVEDGAASSRATDESAGDLVLPNTEAVREALEALLVEHTQSEQSIRVPDWLPLARSLGVTENLDREWDGLSDEAREWPNAMKAVREVAPFAVRERAPTRIGNRMGRPEKSESRDLSPAVHTLFPIGEAGGSQRDVGKAARHAPEMSDTPGEVDVRLGVRECPDCGEETFEPRCEDCGTWTDPHYECPDCGIAAEPDEAGRVECPRCERELDNVETQTVDVQAEYRDALQAVGERENAFDVLKGVKGLMSSEKAPEPMEKGVLRAKHGVSSFKDGTVRYDMTDLPVTSVRASELDVTVDQLRDLGYTEDVRGDPLEHDDQLVELRVQDVVLSDGAAEHMLKTADFVDDLLTEYYGLDPFYEVEDRDDLVGELVFGMAPHTSAAVVGRVIGFTSAAVGYAHPYFHAAKRRNCFHPETKVWFEDEHGEWHYDPIEALVEERLDPETADEDDFGTLVQELDGDVLVPSVTEDGEETLQQVDAVSKHVAPDHLVEVETKSGQELTVTPDHPLLRWNGEQTERVDARDVEAGDALPAYPGEAPVKTGASASAITDGGSVAADEVSSVEFVRSDVDATYSITVSETHTFVANNLYTANCDGDEDCVMLLMDGLVNFSKSFLPDKRGGRMDAPLVMSSRIDPTEIDDEAHNMDVVEQYPREFYEATRRMEDPGDWEDEVTIAEQNLGTDREYTDFAHTHDTSNIALGPDLSAYKTLGSMMEKMDAQLELARKLRAVDETDVAERVIEYHFLPDLHGNLRAFSRQETRCLDCGEKYRRMPLSGDCRECGGRVNLTVHEGSVNKYMDTAIQVAEDYDCRPYTKQRLEKLERNLESIFQNDKNKQSGIADFM; this comes from the coding sequence ATGCGTCCGGAAGACGAGGCTTACTTCGAATCCCTGGAATCGCGACTCGAGAACGCCTTCGATGTCGCCGAGCGCGCGAAGTCCCGGGGAGAGGACCCGAACCCGGAGGTCGAGATTCCGGTCGCCCGCGACATGGCCGACCGCGTCGAGAACATCCTCGGCATCGACGGCGTCGCCGAACGCGTCCGCGACCTGGAGGGCGAAATGAGCCGCGAGGAGGCCGCCCTCGAACTCGTCGAGGACTTCGTCGAGGGCACCGTCGGCGACTACGAGACGAACGCCGGAAAGGTCGAGGGCGCGGTCCGCACGGCCGTCGCCCTGCTCACCGAGGGCGTGGTCGCCGCGCCCATTGAGGGCATCGACCGCGTCGAGGTGAACCAGAACGACGACGGGACCGAGTACGTCGCCGTCTACTACGCCGGTCCGATTCGCTCTGCCGGTGGTACTGCCCAGGCGCTGTCTGTCCTCGTCGCCGACTACGCGCGCTCGCTGCTCGACATCGAGGCGTTCCAGCCCCGCGACGACGAGGTCGAGCGCTACGCCGAGGAGGTCGCGCTCTACGACACCGAAACGGGCCTCCAGTACTCCCCGAAGGACAAGGAGACGAAGTTCATCACGAACAACTGCCCCGTGATGCTCGACGGGGAGGCGACGGGCAACGAGGAGGTGGATGGGTTCCGCGACCTCGAACGCATCGACACCAACTCGCCGCGCGGCGGGATGTGTCTCGTGCTCGCGGAGGGTATCGCGCTGAAAGCCCCGAAGATCCAGCGCTACACGCGGAACCTCGAGGAGGTCGAGTGGCCGTGGCTTCAGGACCTCATCGACGGCACCATCGGCGAGGACGACGGAAACGAGGACGACCAGGCGGAGTCGGCGGACGCGAGCGCCGACACCACGGGCGACGCGCCCGAGGCGGCCTCGGAGCCCGACGGACCGCCCCGCGTCGACCCCTCGAAGAAGTTCCTGCGGGACCTCATCGCGGGCCGCCCGGTCTTCGGGCACCCCTCACAGACGGGCGGCTTCCGTCTGCGCTACGGCCGCGCCCGGAACCACGGGTTCGCGACGGCGGGCGTCCACCCCGCGACGATGCACCTCGTCGACGACTTCCTCGCCACTGGCACCCAGATCAAGACCGAGCGGCCGGGGAAGGCGGCGGGCGTCGTGCCCGTCGACTCCATCGAAGGCCCGACCGTGAAACTCGCGAACGGCGACGTGCGCCGCATCGACGACCCCGAGGAGGCCCTCGAGGTGCGCAACGGCGTCGTGGACATCCTCGACGTCGGCGAGTACCTCGTGAACTTCGGGGAGTTCGTGGAGAACAACCACGACCTCGCGCCCGCATCGTACGCGCCCGAGTGGTGGATACAGGACCTCGAAGCAGCGGGCGCCGACGTGCAGGCGCTCCGGGACTCGCCGTACGCCGACCTCGAGAACCCGGACGCCGACCAGGCACTCGAGTGGGCGACCGAGTACGACGTACCGCTTCACCCCGCGTACACGTACCTCTGGCACGACGTCGAGATTCAGGGCTTCGTCGCGCTCGCAAACGCCGTCGCCGGCGCGACCGTCGAGGACGGAGCGGCGTCGTCGAGAGCGACCGACGAGTCCGCTGGCGACCTCGTCCTCCCGAATACTGAGGCCGTCCGCGAGGCTCTGGAGGCACTACTGGTCGAACACACGCAGAGCGAGCAGTCGATTCGCGTCCCCGACTGGCTCCCGCTCGCGCGCTCCCTGGGCGTTACGGAGAATCTCGACCGCGAGTGGGACGGCCTGAGCGACGAGGCCCGCGAATGGCCGAACGCGATGAAAGCCGTCCGTGAGGTGGCGCCGTTTGCGGTGCGGGAGCGCGCGCCGACCCGCATCGGCAATCGCATGGGCCGCCCGGAGAAGTCCGAATCCCGGGACCTCTCGCCTGCCGTCCACACGCTGTTCCCCATCGGCGAAGCCGGCGGCAGCCAGCGCGACGTCGGGAAGGCCGCGCGCCACGCCCCCGAGATGAGCGACACGCCCGGCGAGGTCGACGTCCGCCTCGGCGTCCGGGAGTGCCCGGACTGCGGCGAGGAGACGTTCGAACCCCGGTGTGAGGACTGCGGGACGTGGACCGACCCCCACTACGAGTGCCCGGACTGTGGCATCGCCGCGGAACCCGACGAGGCGGGGCGCGTCGAGTGTCCGCGCTGCGAGCGCGAACTCGACAACGTCGAGACCCAGACCGTCGACGTGCAGGCCGAGTACCGGGACGCCCTCCAGGCGGTCGGCGAGCGCGAGAACGCCTTCGACGTGTTGAAAGGCGTCAAGGGGTTGATGTCCTCGGAGAAGGCGCCCGAACCGATGGAGAAGGGCGTGCTCCGCGCGAAACACGGCGTCTCCTCGTTCAAGGACGGCACCGTGCGCTACGACATGACCGACCTCCCGGTGACGTCGGTGCGCGCGAGCGAACTCGACGTTACTGTCGACCAGTTGCGCGACCTCGGGTACACGGAGGACGTTCGCGGCGACCCCCTCGAACACGACGACCAACTGGTCGAACTCCGCGTACAGGACGTCGTACTCTCGGACGGTGCCGCCGAGCACATGCTCAAGACCGCGGACTTCGTCGACGACCTCCTCACGGAGTACTACGGTCTCGACCCGTTCTACGAGGTCGAGGACCGCGACGACCTGGTCGGCGAACTCGTCTTCGGGATGGCGCCCCACACGTCCGCCGCGGTGGTCGGACGAGTAATCGGGTTCACGAGCGCCGCCGTCGGATACGCTCATCCGTACTTTCACGCGGCGAAACGCCGGAACTGCTTCCACCCTGAGACGAAGGTGTGGTTCGAGGATGAACACGGTGAGTGGCACTACGACCCCATCGAGGCACTCGTGGAGGAACGCCTTGACCCCGAAACCGCCGACGAGGACGACTTCGGCACACTCGTACAGGAACTCGACGGCGACGTGCTCGTCCCATCGGTGACCGAGGACGGTGAGGAGACGCTTCAGCAGGTCGATGCCGTGTCGAAGCACGTGGCGCCCGACCATCTCGTCGAGGTTGAGACGAAGAGCGGGCAGGAACTGACCGTGACTCCGGACCACCCGCTCCTCCGCTGGAACGGGGAACAAACGGAGCGCGTCGACGCCCGAGACGTCGAAGCAGGCGATGCGCTGCCGGCGTACCCGGGGGAAGCTCCGGTGAAGACCGGAGCCTCGGCTTCTGCCATCACCGACGGTGGAAGCGTCGCCGCCGACGAAGTCTCGTCTGTGGAATTCGTTCGGAGTGATGTCGACGCGACCTACTCCATCACTGTCTCCGAGACGCACACGTTTGTAGCGAACAACCTGTACACCGCCAACTGCGACGGGGACGAGGACTGCGTGATGCTCCTGATGGACGGCCTCGTGAACTTCTCTAAGTCGTTCCTGCCGGACAAGCGGGGCGGCCGCATGGACGCGCCGCTGGTGATGTCCTCGCGCATCGACCCGACCGAGATCGACGACGAGGCGCACAACATGGACGTCGTCGAGCAGTATCCACGGGAGTTCTACGAGGCGACGCGGCGCATGGAGGACCCCGGCGACTGGGAGGACGAGGTCACCATCGCGGAGCAGAACCTTGGCACGGACCGCGAGTACACCGACTTCGCGCACACACACGACACGTCGAACATCGCGCTCGGCCCGGACCTCTCGGCGTACAAGACGCTCGGATCGATGATGGAGAAGATGGACGCCCAGCTCGAACTCGCGCGGAAGCTCCGCGCGGTCGACGAGACGGACGTCGCCGAGCGCGTCATCGAGTACCATTTCCTGCCAGACCTCCACGGGAATCTCCGGGCGTTCAGCAGACAGGAGACACGGTGTCTGGACTGCGGGGAGAAGTACCGCCGGATGCCCCTCTCGGGGGACTGCCGGGAGTGTGGCGGGCGCGTGAACCTCACCGTCCACGAGGGCTCTGTGAACAAGTACATGGACACCGCGATTCAGGTCGCGGAGGACTACGACTGCCGCCCGTACACGAAACAGCGCCTCGAGAAACTCGAGCGGAACCTCGAGAGCATCTTCCAAAACGACAAGAACAAGCAAAGCGGCATCGCGGACTTCATGTAG
- a CDS encoding PPC domain-containing DNA-binding protein, with the protein MNVREVETEREFLARLEHGADWREELEELAAAEDLDAAWFTAMGAVQDAELWYYDQDDFEYKAARFEEPLEVAACVGNISLLEGELFAHTHAVLSRRSGQALAGHLDRATVFAGEVYVCELDTTLEREHDDATDLDLWL; encoded by the coding sequence ATGAACGTTCGCGAAGTCGAAACCGAACGCGAGTTCCTCGCACGCCTCGAGCACGGCGCCGACTGGCGCGAGGAACTCGAGGAACTGGCCGCCGCCGAGGACCTCGACGCGGCGTGGTTCACCGCCATGGGCGCGGTCCAGGACGCCGAACTCTGGTACTACGACCAGGACGACTTCGAGTACAAGGCCGCGCGCTTCGAGGAACCCCTGGAGGTCGCCGCCTGCGTCGGGAACATCTCGCTGCTGGAGGGGGAGTTGTTCGCCCACACGCACGCCGTTCTCTCGCGGCGCTCGGGGCAGGCGCTCGCCGGCCACCTCGACCGCGCGACCGTATTCGCGGGCGAGGTCTACGTGTGCGAACTCGACACCACACTGGAGCGCGAGCACGACGACGCCACCGACCTCGACCTCTGGCTCTGA
- a CDS encoding DUF7556 family protein has product MATDAACPPTPRDSGTDVMASLDGDGSDSRLVIADISRDEAWVSMTANDATPLPAWR; this is encoded by the coding sequence ATGGCGACTGATGCCGCGTGTCCGCCGACGCCGCGTGACTCCGGGACCGACGTGATGGCTTCCCTCGACGGTGACGGGTCGGATTCCCGACTCGTCATCGCCGACATCTCCCGCGACGAGGCGTGGGTATCGATGACGGCCAACGACGCCACACCGCTGCCGGCGTGGCGATAG
- a CDS encoding ABC transporter substrate-binding protein, producing MTDTDNLSRRRFLKGTGAAATAAALAGCTDGGSQPDTTEEPTTGGDQTTGGDQTTEGEFQYDPSRRYRSVMTGTASTMDPIKATDTASGRFIRNIFDCLTTYPNGEANAENLLATDYTTSNNGKQITFKLKEGAKYNNGDEVTADDVVYSWERLAASSNSRRAGFLLNFLGIQHETMEQPDNDDDGSEPQTVYKPGTLAIEPNGDYEVTLKLKQPFYAAIELIAYSSFALVPKNIVGDLESVSDPKMPYDEFATKNPVGAGPYTLADWQQATNISIDARDDWHGGDVMNAGMDVSVFTEINPAYTYATVNVNADGPVIPSSRYKPELRNFEGTDDKGRRYGTYGPFEPNGMTAEYYEVATLSTYYYSFNCPAVPGPVRKAVAYAMSQETINNQIISTPSKPAYFFTPPALFPGGATRYNELQSEYPYSGKAKIQQARQVMEDAGYSSDNQYTLNFDMYSSLASSWGQQAYTLLRDKLAQAHINLQLRTADWSTFLQRGRNGNFEMFTLGWIADYPGADNFISLMNPPNTMTPDGSAYSNWGALDTDAVQRAKDAWKKIENNMGLSEEAAKARAEAYLTIERANWEDAVLLPFEHGIRQSYSYDWIEAPRFGAMGSSRSKENNVKIGDRGQYE from the coding sequence ATGACAGACACTGACAACCTTTCCCGTCGGCGCTTCCTGAAAGGAACGGGAGCCGCCGCGACCGCCGCAGCCCTCGCCGGCTGTACCGATGGCGGTAGCCAGCCCGACACCACCGAAGAACCGACCACCGGAGGCGACCAGACCACCGGGGGCGACCAGACCACCGAGGGGGAGTTCCAGTACGACCCGTCCCGACGCTACCGCAGCGTCATGACCGGCACGGCTTCCACGATGGACCCGATCAAGGCGACCGACACCGCCTCCGGTCGGTTCATCCGGAACATCTTCGACTGCCTCACCACGTATCCGAACGGCGAGGCTAACGCGGAGAACCTGCTCGCCACCGACTACACCACGTCGAACAACGGCAAGCAGATCACGTTCAAGCTCAAGGAGGGCGCGAAGTACAACAACGGCGACGAAGTGACCGCTGACGACGTCGTGTACTCCTGGGAGCGACTCGCCGCCTCCAGCAACTCGCGGCGCGCCGGCTTCCTGCTCAATTTCCTCGGCATCCAGCACGAGACGATGGAGCAGCCGGACAACGACGACGACGGCAGCGAGCCCCAGACGGTGTACAAGCCGGGCACGCTGGCCATCGAACCCAACGGTGACTACGAGGTTACGCTCAAGCTCAAGCAGCCGTTCTACGCGGCCATCGAACTGATCGCGTACTCCTCGTTCGCGCTGGTCCCGAAGAACATCGTCGGCGACCTCGAGTCGGTCAGCGACCCGAAGATGCCGTACGACGAGTTCGCCACCAAGAACCCGGTCGGCGCGGGCCCGTACACGCTCGCCGACTGGCAGCAGGCGACGAACATCAGCATCGACGCTCGCGACGACTGGCACGGCGGCGACGTGATGAACGCCGGGATGGACGTCAGCGTCTTCACGGAGATCAACCCCGCGTACACGTACGCGACCGTGAACGTCAACGCGGACGGCCCGGTCATCCCGTCCTCGCGTTACAAGCCCGAGCTCCGCAACTTCGAGGGCACCGACGACAAGGGCCGCCGCTACGGCACCTACGGTCCCTTCGAGCCGAACGGCATGACGGCGGAGTACTACGAGGTTGCGACGCTGTCCACGTACTACTACTCGTTCAACTGCCCGGCGGTCCCGGGTCCGGTCCGGAAGGCCGTCGCGTACGCGATGAGCCAGGAGACGATCAACAACCAGATCATCTCGACGCCGAGCAAGCCGGCGTACTTCTTCACGCCTCCGGCGCTGTTCCCCGGCGGCGCGACTCGCTACAACGAGCTCCAGAGCGAGTACCCGTACAGCGGGAAGGCCAAGATCCAGCAGGCCCGGCAGGTCATGGAAGACGCGGGCTACAGCTCGGACAACCAGTACACGCTGAACTTCGACATGTACAGCAGTCTGGCGTCTAGCTGGGGTCAGCAGGCGTACACGCTGCTCCGCGACAAGCTCGCACAGGCGCACATCAACCTGCAGCTCCGCACGGCCGACTGGTCGACGTTCCTCCAGCGCGGTCGCAACGGGAACTTCGAGATGTTCACCCTCGGGTGGATCGCGGACTACCCCGGCGCAGACAACTTCATCTCGCTGATGAACCCGCCGAACACGATGACGCCCGACGGGTCGGCCTACTCGAACTGGGGCGCACTCGACACCGACGCAGTCCAGCGCGCCAAGGACGCCTGGAAGAAGATCGAGAACAACATGGGTCTCTCCGAGGAGGCCGCCAAGGCGCGAGCCGAGGCCTACCTCACCATCGAGCGCGCGAACTGGGAGGACGCGGTGCTCCTGCCGTTCGAGCACGGCATCCGCCAGAGCTACAGTTACGATTGGATCGAGGCGCCGCGCTTCGGTGCGATGGGCTCGTCCCGGTCGAAGGAGAACAACGTCAAGATCGGCGACCGCGGACAGTACGAGTAA
- a CDS encoding ABC transporter permease → MSRWTYFAKRFVLAIPVILFGTSLTFFIIYAGPIDPAYAILGIKATPEAVARIHRQLGLNQPLWEQWIDYVIDMFLFNLGDSWVISPDTPAMQVILAFAPRTILMGAWAILLPLFIGIPLGFYAGLNPNTLGDYTASFGGIVWRAMPNFWLAVLMLMILSRSEQFLFGFDWESFIYSTNVAGAPDMKNIFKPKNFIMASKLVIPGALVLGSASMGNEMRIGRTAFLEARNSNYVEMARAKGVPGRSIVWKHIFRNALLPLIPVITAEAGVLIGGSVLIETVFGINGIGWLFLTAVTSGDLPLAGSLMYIFILLLVGMNIAQDFLYTIVDPRVGFEG, encoded by the coding sequence ATGAGCCGCTGGACCTACTTCGCAAAGCGATTCGTTCTCGCGATACCGGTGATACTGTTCGGAACGTCGCTGACGTTCTTCATCATCTACGCGGGTCCCATCGACCCGGCGTACGCGATCCTCGGGATCAAAGCGACGCCCGAAGCGGTCGCTCGGATCCACCGACAACTCGGCCTGAATCAACCCCTCTGGGAGCAGTGGATCGACTACGTCATCGACATGTTCCTGTTCAACCTCGGGGATTCGTGGGTCATCTCCCCGGACACACCCGCAATGCAGGTCATTCTGGCGTTCGCGCCCCGGACGATCCTGATGGGCGCGTGGGCGATCCTGCTGCCGCTGTTCATCGGTATCCCGCTGGGCTTCTACGCGGGCCTCAATCCGAACACGCTCGGCGACTACACCGCGTCGTTCGGTGGCATCGTCTGGCGGGCGATGCCGAACTTCTGGCTCGCCGTGCTGATGCTCATGATCTTGTCCCGCTCGGAGCAGTTCCTCTTCGGATTCGACTGGGAGAGTTTCATCTACTCTACGAACGTCGCGGGCGCGCCGGACATGAAGAACATCTTCAAACCGAAGAACTTCATCATGGCGTCGAAGCTCGTGATTCCCGGCGCGCTCGTCCTCGGGTCGGCGTCGATGGGTAACGAGATGCGCATCGGGCGCACCGCGTTCCTCGAGGCCAGAAACTCGAACTACGTCGAGATGGCGCGCGCAAAGGGAGTTCCCGGCCGCTCCATCGTCTGGAAGCACATCTTCCGGAACGCACTGCTGCCCCTGATCCCCGTCATCACCGCGGAGGCCGGCGTGCTCATCGGCGGGTCGGTGCTCATCGAAACGGTGTTCGGTATCAACGGCATCGGGTGGCTGTTCCTCACCGCAGTGACGAGTGGGGACCTGCCGCTCGCAGGGTCGCTGATGTACATCTTCATCCTCCTACTCGTGGGCATGAACATCGCACAGGACTTCCTGTACACCATCGTCGACCCACGGGTCGGGTTCGAGGGATAA
- a CDS encoding ABC transporter permease codes for MRNETEREDTTLVQRIRNNPGPAARWGAVMAILIAVEFGALVGGLMAVPWGSIVNPIADAIPVLGSIIASIASVFAGIGDRLADLPTLLDRSLIPNRGYYHPEQGWVNTFLGLSSRHAWMLRVALVYVYAFVFLYWAWRGYLVFRRHYRYADWSPADDIVDRFRGHSWGQFGLVIVAIFLIMAVFAPTVSPTTQEANIMNPYGHNTTYYDAQLDTTRTVTVGLANIQTTSKGAQSNVGPWTTDKFGRFHPFGTLPSGKDLFTFMAYGARISLFIGIFASTIAGGIALSLALLTAYYQGLADLTAVVTADAFSAMPQLLVLIMLLEVLKNHWIKEIYSGAFLLALLFGIWGWMYLWRAVRGPAFQIVENEWVLAAEGFGERPWNIVRKHVAPYIISYLLIYLSMSLGGYIVGAAGLSYLGLGVLPPTPEWGRAIAMGQGLIQTRSWHISIIPGVAITLLVLGFNAFGDGIRDAIDPQSSGDDAAAETAAAGGGA; via the coding sequence ATGCGAAACGAGACTGAACGAGAAGACACGACGCTCGTACAGCGAATCAGAAACAACCCCGGACCCGCAGCGCGTTGGGGGGCCGTCATGGCCATCCTCATCGCCGTCGAGTTCGGCGCGCTCGTGGGCGGGTTGATGGCCGTCCCGTGGGGTTCGATTGTCAACCCCATCGCGGACGCGATTCCGGTGCTCGGCAGCATCATCGCGTCCATCGCGTCGGTGTTCGCGGGCATCGGTGACCGACTCGCCGACCTGCCGACGCTGCTCGACCGGTCGCTCATCCCGAACCGGGGATACTACCACCCCGAGCAGGGCTGGGTGAACACCTTCCTCGGCCTGTCCTCCCGGCACGCCTGGATGCTCCGCGTCGCACTGGTGTACGTGTACGCGTTCGTCTTCCTCTACTGGGCGTGGCGCGGCTACCTCGTGTTCCGCCGCCACTACCGGTACGCGGACTGGTCGCCCGCCGACGACATCGTCGACCGGTTCCGCGGCCACAGCTGGGGCCAGTTCGGACTCGTCATCGTCGCTATCTTCCTCATCATGGCGGTGTTCGCGCCGACGGTCAGCCCGACCACCCAGGAGGCGAACATCATGAATCCGTACGGGCACAACACTACGTACTACGACGCCCAACTCGACACCACGCGCACGGTGACGGTCGGTCTGGCGAACATCCAGACGACCTCGAAGGGCGCACAGAGCAACGTCGGGCCGTGGACGACCGACAAGTTCGGCAGATTCCATCCGTTCGGGACGTTACCGTCCGGGAAGGACCTGTTCACGTTCATGGCGTACGGCGCCCGGATATCGCTGTTCATCGGCATCTTCGCGTCGACGATAGCGGGCGGTATCGCGCTCTCGCTCGCGCTCCTCACTGCCTACTACCAGGGCCTCGCTGACCTGACGGCGGTCGTGACGGCCGACGCGTTCTCCGCGATGCCACAGCTGCTCGTGCTCATCATGCTCCTGGAGGTGCTGAAGAACCACTGGATAAAGGAGATCTACAGTGGGGCGTTCCTCCTCGCGTTGCTGTTCGGCATATGGGGGTGGATGTACCTGTGGCGTGCGGTCCGTGGCCCCGCGTTCCAGATCGTGGAGAACGAGTGGGTGCTCGCGGCCGAAGGGTTCGGTGAGCGCCCGTGGAACATCGTGCGCAAGCACGTCGCGCCGTACATCATCAGCTACCTGCTGATCTACCTCTCGATGTCCCTCGGTGGGTACATCGTCGGGGCGGCGGGCCTCTCGTACCTGGGGCTCGGCGTCCTCCCGCCGACGCCCGAGTGGGGGCGCGCCATCGCGATGGGGCAGGGCCTCATCCAGACCCGCTCGTGGCACATCTCCATCATCCCGGGCGTCGCGATCACGCTGCTCGTGCTCGGGTTCAACGCGTTCGGAGACGGCATCCGTGACGCAATCGACCCGCAGTCCAGCGGTGACGACGCTGCCGCTGAGACCGCGGCCGCAGGGGGTGGTGCCTGA
- a CDS encoding ABC transporter ATP-binding protein encodes MSQQEYAADERTDQKPLLQVENLQTTFFTDKETIRAVDGVSFDIDRGESVGIVGESGSGKSVTARSITGLIDNPGKVVGGSVRYKGEELTDNSEKEWQNVRGGEIAMVFQDPLSSLNPVYTVGNQIKESLRLHQGMRGKEATEEAIELLEAVGIPDAPRRVKEYPHQFSGGMRQRAVIAVALACDPDLLICDEPTTALDVTIQAQILELLEDLKTEHDLGIMFITHDMGVIAEITDRVNVMYAGEMVESAPVVELFENPKHPYTQGLLESIPGNSESDELTTIEGEVPTPNEPATYCRFAPRCPKAFDDCEQVHPVNVEVAEGVDDHTAACLLYPEDVSQDEAVELHQSRTDTTEKEVSE; translated from the coding sequence ATGAGTCAGCAAGAATACGCCGCAGACGAGCGCACAGACCAGAAACCGCTGCTGCAGGTGGAGAACCTCCAGACGACGTTCTTCACCGACAAGGAGACGATCCGCGCCGTGGACGGCGTGAGCTTCGACATCGACCGCGGCGAGTCGGTCGGCATCGTCGGCGAGTCCGGATCCGGAAAGTCGGTGACCGCGCGCTCCATCACGGGGCTCATCGACAACCCCGGGAAGGTCGTCGGCGGGTCCGTCCGCTACAAGGGCGAGGAGCTCACCGACAACTCCGAGAAGGAGTGGCAGAACGTCCGCGGGGGCGAAATCGCGATGGTGTTCCAGGACCCGCTTAGTTCCCTGAATCCCGTGTACACGGTCGGTAACCAGATCAAGGAGTCGCTGCGACTCCACCAGGGAATGCGGGGCAAGGAGGCCACCGAAGAGGCCATCGAACTCCTCGAAGCGGTCGGCATCCCGGACGCGCCGCGCCGCGTGAAGGAGTACCCCCACCAGTTCTCCGGTGGAATGCGCCAGCGCGCGGTCATCGCGGTGGCGCTGGCCTGCGACCCCGACCTGCTCATCTGCGACGAGCCGACGACCGCGCTCGACGTCACCATCCAGGCCCAGATTCTGGAGCTACTGGAGGACCTGAAGACCGAGCACGACCTCGGCATCATGTTCATCACCCACGACATGGGCGTGATCGCGGAGATCACGGACCGCGTGAACGTGATGTACGCGGGCGAGATGGTCGAGTCCGCGCCCGTCGTGGAACTGTTCGAGAACCCGAAGCACCCCTACACGCAGGGACTGCTAGAGAGCATCCCCGGAAACAGCGAGAGCGACGAGCTCACGACCATCGAGGGCGAGGTGCCGACGCCGAACGAACCGGCGACGTACTGCCGGTTCGCGCCGCGGTGCCCGAAGGCCTTCGACGACTGCGAGCAGGTTCACCCGGTGAACGTGGAGGTTGCGGAGGGCGTCGACGACCACACGGCGGCGTGCCTGCTCTATCCGGAAGACGTCTCGCAGGACGAGGCGGTCGAGTTGCATCAGTCTCGCACCGATACCACCGAGAAGGAGGTGTCAGAATGA